One segment of uncultured Jannaschia sp. DNA contains the following:
- a CDS encoding calcium-binding protein gives MTSIDHIETYTRGDISLIRNITDMDVHSVGGVGRLYVVTTMGGGRSTWDLDGGMAVRSARLDSGYGLSHTVQLEAITIDGHDVMVAFSRAMPGLDGHVLDQIGRLSQTDGATGTGGDAFTAMAFVSTTGGATLLTADASGTLQGWQMDAAGAMTRTATFQTEGIDIPAMAHVGVGGTTVILAISRDGNTVSSFTVDAAGGLAAGDVAGIGAGELPVNALSAVATATVGGAAFVVIGAAGSNSLSVMEVGADGRLAVTDHVLDGRETRFEGVAAIETVEADGRAFLIAGGTDDGVSLLELLPDGRLLHLAQVADQLDTTLQNVGTIAASVQNGAIEIFVSSTTEAGITRFSVDLATLPRVLQDGDGAGTLAGGAGPDVFVLVADDQPDTVTGFNIATDRLDLSAWTNLRGTDQLDLQRNSVGATITYGDEVLVIRSHDGTGLEVEDLRAAIDLPLSHYVTAVRDLSGTTGNDSILGTAESDAISGGEGFDTLVGADGSDALAGGAGQDELWGGNGDDSLSGGSWADVLYGDAGNDTLRGDDGDDLMFGGAGDDLLDGGVNTDTISGGDGADRIFGGDWSDSLAGDAGDDTLDGGQGNDTMEGGLGHDVITGGEGYDRIYGGDGDDTIDGGVGADQIWGGAGQDRIAGGSWSDILHGDAGDDYLIGGDGTDQLFGGVGNDTLMGGEGQDVMHGDDGDDLLFGDTWSDMLYGGAGRDTLDGATGDDKLEGGDGDDLLLGGDGFDRLLGGTGNDTIEGGEQRDWLKGGDGDDDLDGGGWNDMMFGDDGNDVMRGGHGDDGLSGGMGNDSIWGDDGRDQLYGGGGNDLLHGGTWADELYGGFGDDTLSGDAGGDLLLGGGGADTFRYDAGHDRIVDFDPAVDRLLFDAALWNGQRPDQAAFDAKAEVVGSDLVLSFHDFDSLTLEGITSTAGLSYDVAAF, from the coding sequence ATGACCAGCATCGACCATATCGAGACCTACACCCGCGGCGACATCTCGCTGATCCGCAACATCACCGACATGGACGTCCATTCCGTCGGCGGCGTGGGCCGGCTCTATGTCGTCACCACCATGGGGGGCGGGCGATCGACCTGGGACCTCGATGGCGGGATGGCCGTCCGTTCGGCCCGGCTCGATTCGGGCTACGGGCTGTCCCATACCGTCCAGCTCGAGGCGATCACCATCGACGGCCATGATGTGATGGTCGCCTTTTCGCGCGCGATGCCTGGCCTTGATGGCCATGTCCTCGACCAGATCGGCCGCCTGTCGCAGACCGACGGCGCCACTGGAACCGGCGGGGACGCTTTCACCGCGATGGCCTTCGTGTCCACGACCGGCGGCGCGACCCTCCTGACCGCGGACGCGTCGGGCACGCTTCAGGGCTGGCAGATGGATGCGGCTGGCGCGATGACCCGGACGGCGACCTTCCAGACCGAGGGCATCGACATCCCGGCCATGGCGCATGTGGGGGTCGGCGGCACGACCGTGATCCTCGCCATCTCGCGCGACGGCAACACCGTCAGCAGCTTCACCGTCGATGCCGCGGGCGGTCTGGCGGCGGGTGACGTGGCCGGGATCGGCGCGGGCGAGCTGCCGGTCAACGCCCTTTCGGCGGTCGCGACGGCGACGGTCGGCGGCGCCGCCTTTGTCGTGATCGGCGCGGCGGGCAGCAACTCCCTCTCGGTGATGGAGGTCGGCGCGGACGGTCGGCTCGCCGTGACCGATCACGTGCTCGACGGGCGCGAGACGCGCTTCGAAGGCGTCGCCGCGATCGAGACGGTCGAGGCCGACGGCCGGGCCTTCTTGATCGCGGGCGGAACCGATGACGGCGTGTCGCTGCTCGAACTGCTGCCGGACGGCCGGCTCCTGCATCTGGCGCAGGTGGCCGACCAGCTCGACACGACGCTGCAGAATGTCGGCACCATCGCCGCCTCGGTCCAGAACGGCGCAATCGAGATCTTCGTCAGCAGCACCACCGAGGCGGGGATCACCCGCTTCTCCGTCGATCTCGCCACGCTGCCCCGGGTCCTGCAGGACGGCGACGGTGCGGGCACCCTCGCGGGCGGCGCGGGTCCCGACGTTTTCGTGCTGGTCGCCGACGATCAGCCGGACACCGTGACCGGCTTCAACATCGCGACGGATCGCCTCGATCTTTCGGCCTGGACGAACCTCCGGGGCACCGACCAGCTCGATCTGCAGCGCAACTCGGTCGGGGCGACGATCACCTATGGCGACGAGGTGCTGGTCATCCGCTCGCATGACGGCACCGGCCTCGAAGTCGAGGATCTGCGCGCGGCCATCGACTTGCCGCTGTCGCATTACGTGACGGCGGTGCGCGATCTGTCGGGCACGACGGGCAATGACAGCATTCTCGGCACCGCCGAGAGCGATGCGATCTCGGGCGGTGAAGGATTCGATACGCTCGTCGGAGCGGACGGCAGCGATGCGCTGGCGGGCGGTGCCGGCCAGGATGAGCTATGGGGCGGCAACGGCGATGACAGCCTGTCGGGCGGGAGCTGGGCGGATGTCCTCTATGGCGATGCCGGGAACGACACGCTGCGCGGCGACGACGGCGATGATCTGATGTTCGGGGGCGCGGGCGACGACCTTCTGGATGGCGGCGTGAACACCGACACGATCTCGGGGGGCGACGGCGCGGACCGTATCTTCGGCGGCGATTGGTCCGACAGCCTGGCGGGCGACGCGGGCGATGACACGCTGGACGGCGGCCAGGGCAACGACACGATGGAGGGCGGCCTCGGCCACGATGTCATCACCGGGGGCGAGGGCTACGACCGGATCTATGGCGGCGACGGCGACGACACGATCGACGGCGGCGTGGGCGCGGACCAGATCTGGGGCGGGGCGGGCCAGGACCGGATCGCCGGGGGAAGCTGGTCCGACATCCTGCACGGCGATGCGGGCGACGATTACCTCATCGGCGGCGACGGCACCGACCAGCTTTTCGGAGGGGTGGGGAACGACACGCTTATGGGCGGCGAAGGCCAGGACGTCATGCATGGCGACGACGGCGATGACCTTCTCTTCGGGGACACCTGGTCGGACATGCTCTATGGCGGCGCGGGTCGCGACACGCTGGACGGCGCCACGGGCGACGACAAGTTGGAGGGGGGTGACGGCGACGACCTCCTTCTCGGCGGGGACGGATTCGACCGGCTTTTGGGCGGCACGGGCAACGACACCATCGAAGGCGGAGAACAGCGCGACTGGCTGAAAGGCGGGGACGGCGACGACGATCTCGATGGCGGCGGCTGGAATGACATGATGTTCGGCGATGACGGCAACGACGTGATGCGTGGCGGGCATGGCGATGACGGCCTGTCGGGCGGCATGGGCAACGACAGCATCTGGGGCGATGACGGACGCGACCAGCTCTATGGCGGTGGCGGCAACGATCTTCTGCATGGCGGCACTTGGGCCGACGAGCTCTATGGCGGGTTCGGCGACGATACGCTGTCGGGCGATGCGGGCGGCGACCTTCTGCTGGGCGGCGGCGGGGCCGACACGTTTCGCTACGACGCGGGCCACGACCGGATCGTCGATTTCGATCCGGCGGTCGATCGGCTGCTGTTCGATGCCGCGCTCTGGAACGGACAGCGCCCGGACCAGGCGGCGTTCGACGCCAAGGCCGAGGTCGTCGGGAGCGACCTCGTCCTCTCGTTCCACGATTTCGACAGCCTGACGCTGGAGGGGATCACATCGACCGCCGGCCTGAGCTACGACGTCGCGGCGTTCTAA
- a CDS encoding glycosyltransferase — MPLTADFTPIRHEERSIARPPPDVLIVMATRDGAAHLPAQLASLEAQSHKGWRLWVGDDGSRDGTRAILEDFAGRMGGPDRVNIVEGPHCGASGNFLTQLGHPSLPLGPRTHVALCDQDDVWYPSKLTRAIDGLQGTRGPALYGAGWRVVDADGRATGGAIRRAAATDLPSLMAQNAVSGHTAMLNPALVTALRAGPCPRREVPFHDWWLAQFTRAIGGEIRLDRWAVLDYRQHDANVLGAPGGLAAGAARLRRLVDGTFGGWLAANCAALLDRDAQLTPEARHMFERLRADPTAATLRRLGIRRSSGIETAALRLAARAGRLGRYTSAPAKNGIHAPSTASRHSSARP; from the coding sequence ATGCCCCTGACCGCTGATTTTACACCAATTCGTCACGAGGAACGCAGCATCGCCCGACCGCCCCCCGACGTCCTGATCGTCATGGCCACGCGCGATGGCGCAGCCCACCTGCCCGCCCAATTGGCCAGCCTCGAGGCCCAGTCCCACAAGGGCTGGCGGCTTTGGGTGGGGGATGACGGGTCACGCGACGGCACGCGCGCGATCCTCGAAGACTTCGCGGGCCGGATGGGTGGCCCGGACCGCGTCAATATCGTCGAGGGTCCGCACTGTGGCGCATCCGGCAACTTCCTGACGCAACTCGGCCATCCTTCGCTTCCGCTCGGGCCGCGTACGCATGTGGCGCTCTGCGACCAGGACGACGTCTGGTATCCCTCGAAACTGACCCGCGCGATCGACGGGTTGCAGGGCACGCGCGGTCCCGCGCTCTACGGGGCAGGATGGCGCGTCGTCGATGCCGACGGCCGCGCGACGGGTGGCGCTATTCGGCGCGCCGCCGCGACCGACCTGCCGTCGCTCATGGCGCAGAACGCGGTCTCGGGGCATACGGCAATGCTGAACCCGGCGCTGGTGACGGCCCTCCGCGCGGGACCGTGCCCCCGGCGCGAGGTACCGTTTCACGACTGGTGGCTGGCGCAGTTCACGCGGGCCATCGGCGGGGAGATCCGGCTCGACCGCTGGGCCGTCCTCGACTACCGCCAGCATGACGCCAACGTCCTCGGCGCGCCGGGTGGGCTTGCGGCGGGCGCGGCCCGTCTGCGCCGCCTCGTCGACGGGACGTTCGGGGGCTGGCTCGCCGCCAACTGCGCCGCCCTTCTCGATCGCGACGCGCAGCTCACACCCGAGGCACGCCACATGTTCGAGCGTCTGCGCGCGGACCCGACGGCCGCGACCCTGCGCCGCCTCGGCATCCGCCGCAGCTCGGGGATCGAGACGGCCGCGCTGCGATTGGCGGCGCGGGCCGGACGGCTCGGGCGATACACGAGCGCGCCCGCGAAGAACGGAATCCACGCACCGAGCACCGCATCGCGGCATTCCTCGGCGAGACCGTGA